In Fibrobacter sp. UWB10, the genomic window ACCAGCAAGAACCAGCCCACTGCGGCATGGTGTTCGTTTCGCGGATACCCTTGCGGCCGTTCTTATCGACGACCTGGAGCCATTCGGTAGCGTTGGCGAGCGGAGACTGACCGCCGTCACCCGGCTTGTAGTCCTTGAGTTCCGGCAAGAGCACCGGAAGTTCGGCATCATCGACGGTAGAGATTTCGCCATCTTCCCAGTGGATAATCGGGAACGGTTCGCCCCAGTAACGCTGACGGCTGAAGAGCCAGTCGCGAAGCTTGTAGTTCACCGTGGCCTTACCAATCTTGTTGGCTTCGAGCCATTCGATCACCTTGGCGATACCCTGCTTCTTGTTGAGACCGTTCAGGCAGAGCGTTGCATTTTCGCTATTGATGTAGGTGCCGTCGGCAGCCCAGCAAGCTTCGCCAGCGAGAACCTTCGGGCGAACATCTTCGGGGCAACTTGCATCCGGTTCCATAATGCAGATAACCGGGAGGTTGAACTTCTTTGCAAAGTCAAAGTCGCGAGTATCGTGAGCCGGCACAGCCATGATAGCGCCAGTGCCATAGCCCGTCAAAACATAGTCAGCAACCCACACCGGAATCTTCGTGCCGGTAAGCGGGTTCACGGCATAAGAACCAGTGAACACACCGGTCTTTTCCTTGGCAAGTTCCGTACGGTCGAGGTCGCTCTTCAAAGCGGCGGCGTGTACGTAGGCTTCTACAGCAGCCTTCTGTTCAGCAGTCGTAAGTTCCGGCACCATAGCGTGTTCCGGAGCCACCACCATGTAGGTTGCACCGAACAACGTATCGCAACGGGTTGTGTAGACGCGGAGTTTCTTTTCGGTCGGCTTGCCGTTAGCGTCGGCAATGGCAAAATCCACTTCGGCACCGAAGCTCTTGCCAATCCAGTTCTTCTGCATGTCCTTCACGCCCTGCGGCCAATCGAGCTTGTCGAGGCCCTTCAGCAAGCGGTCGCCATACAGAGGAATACGCATGAGCCACTGCTTGAGGTTACGGCGTTCCACTTCCTTGGTGCCGCACTTTTCGTGAGAACCATCGTTCAAAACTTCTTCGTTAGCGCAAACAATCTTGCAGTGCTTGCACCACCACACCTGAGCGTCGGCGTAGTAAGCGAGGCGCTTAGAATCCTTGTACTTGCGGACTTCTTCCTTGCCCTTTGCTTCCACGTCGGCAGGAATCGGGAGTTCTTCGATGGGGCGGCCCTTCTGCTGGTCTTCATCGAACCAGGTGCCGTAAAGGCGCTTGAAAATCCACTGCGTCCACTTGTAATACTTGGGGTCGGTGGTGTTGACTTCCTTGTTCCAGTCGTAGCTGAGGCCAAGGCGCTTGATCTGGCGGCGGAAATTGTCGCAGTTCTTCTTGGTGGTAATGGCCGGATGCGTACCGGTCTGGATGGCGTACTGTTCGGCAGGGAGGCCGAAAGCGTCCCAACCCATCGGGTGCAACACATTGAAACCGCGGCTGCGCTTGTAGCGGCAGATGATGTCCGTTGCGGTGTAACCTTCGGGGTGGCCCACATGGAGGCCTGCGCCACTCGGGTACGGGAACATGTCCAGGCAGTAATACTTGGGCTTGGACTTATCGGTGCCCGTCTTGAAAGTCTGATGTTCTTCCCAGTAGGCTTGCCACTTGGTTTCGATCTCTTGCGGATTATACTTAGCCATTTTTTATACCTCTAGTAGGAGCTGCAAGGTATGAGGTTTGAGGTCGCCGAGCCCATACCTCATAGCTCTATAATTTTTCGGGGGTAAAGATAGAATTTCTTACACATCGTTTACACATCCACACGGCAAAAGACGCCCATTTAACGGCTTTCTTATACTAAAAAAGGAGGCCCCACCACTTGCGCAGCAGGACCTCCCGAGGTGTTTGATGGACTCCTAACCCTCAAAACTTGTAAACAAAATTACAATAAAGGGTACCCCTTTTCAAGGGGTACCCTAGAATTTATTTTATACAAAAAACTTACACTTTGTCTAGCCTTTTTCAAGACTCTATTTTTCGCACAAATTAAAAATTTCACTTTTTTTGTACAAATAAAAATTTTTTTTGAGATTTGCTCAATTTAAAAGAAATTCTAGACAAAAGAAAAAAGTCCCTAGCACACTAGGGACTTTTTTCGTCTAAATCAGCTATTACACTTTGTCGAGAGCCTGAGTCAAGTCGGCAATAATGTCTTCGACATTTTCGATACCGACGCTGAAACGGATCAAATCAGGTGCAACACCAGCTTCAATCAACTGTTCGTCGCTAAGCTGACGGTGAGTGTGGCTTGCCGGGTGCAGCACGCAGCTACGAGCGTCAGCCACGTGAGTCACGATGCAAATCATCTTGAGGCTATCCATGAACTGGATAGACTTTTCACGACCACCCTTGATGCCGAACGTGAGAACGCCGCACGGGAGACCGCCCTTAAACTGCTTCTGAGCGAGTTCATAGTACTTATCGCCTTCGAGGCCAGCGTAGTTAACCCAAGCAACCTTCGGGTGATTCTTGAGGAACTTGGCGCAAGCGAGAGCGTTTTCGCAGTGGCGCGGCATGCGGAGGTGCAAGGTTTCAAGACCCACGTTCAGGAGGAAAGCGTTCTGCGGCGACTGAATGGAGCCAAAATCGCGCATGAGCTGAGCCGTAGCCTTCGTAATGAAAGCACCCTTGCCGAAAGCCTTCGTGTAAGCGAGGCCGTGATAGCTCGGATCCGGTTCAGTGAGGCCCTTGAAACGGTCGTGGTTTGCTTCCCAGTCGAAGTTGCCGCTATCCACAATGCAGCCACCCACAGCCATAGCATGGCCGTCCATGTACTTGGTGGTAGAA contains:
- the leuS gene encoding leucine--tRNA ligase — encoded protein: MAKYNPQEIETKWQAYWEEHQTFKTGTDKSKPKYYCLDMFPYPSGAGLHVGHPEGYTATDIICRYKRSRGFNVLHPMGWDAFGLPAEQYAIQTGTHPAITTKKNCDNFRRQIKRLGLSYDWNKEVNTTDPKYYKWTQWIFKRLYGTWFDEDQQKGRPIEELPIPADVEAKGKEEVRKYKDSKRLAYYADAQVWWCKHCKIVCANEEVLNDGSHEKCGTKEVERRNLKQWLMRIPLYGDRLLKGLDKLDWPQGVKDMQKNWIGKSFGAEVDFAIADANGKPTEKKLRVYTTRCDTLFGATYMVVAPEHAMVPELTTAEQKAAVEAYVHAAALKSDLDRTELAKEKTGVFTGSYAVNPLTGTKIPVWVADYVLTGYGTGAIMAVPAHDTRDFDFAKKFNLPVICIMEPDASCPEDVRPKVLAGEACWAADGTYINSENATLCLNGLNKKQGIAKVIEWLEANKIGKATVNYKLRDWLFSRQRYWGEPFPIIHWEDGEISTVDDAELPVLLPELKDYKPGDGGQSPLANATEWLQVVDKNGRKGIRETNTMPQWAGSCWYYLRYIDACNGDAFVAKELEKYWMPVDLYVGGAEHAVLHLLYSRFWHKVLFDLGLVSTDEPFQKLFNQGMILAFAYEDAAGSKVPTDEVEEKNGKFFKKGTDIELKQIVAKMSKSLKNVVNPDDVVRDYGADSLRLYEMFMGPLDAVKPWQTKGIEGMNRFLGRAWRSVVGDDDAAPVYVDETAPEAIEKVMHQTVIKVTSDIENMSFNTAISQLMIFNNEMMKMDKRYREPCETFVKLLHPFAPHIAEEMWSILGHNESLTNVAWPEADHSKAVENTVEVVFQVNGKVRAKASVAKDMDKAALEKLAMENDRMKEFMNGKTVVKSIVVPGKLVNIVVK
- a CDS encoding O-acetylhomoserine aminocarboxypropyltransferase/cysteine synthase family protein is translated as MSKIETLCIQGGWQPKNGEPRVLPIYQSTTFKYETTNDMADLFDLKASGYFYTRLQNPTNDAVANKIAALEGGVAAMLTSSGQAANFYAVFNICESGDHFISTSAIYGGTSNLFSVTMKKLGIECTFVDQDASDEEIEKAFRPNTKCVFGETVANPAGKVLDLKRFADLAHKHGVPMIVDNTFPTPILCRPIEFGVDIVTHSTTKYMDGHAMAVGGCIVDSGNFDWEANHDRFKGLTEPDPSYHGLAYTKAFGKGAFITKATAQLMRDFGSIQSPQNAFLLNVGLETLHLRMPRHCENALACAKFLKNHPKVAWVNYAGLEGDKYYELAQKQFKGGLPCGVLTFGIKGGREKSIQFMDSLKMICIVTHVADARSCVLHPASHTHRQLSDEQLIEAGVAPDLIRFSVGIENVEDIIADLTQALDKV